Proteins encoded together in one Bradyrhizobium sp. PSBB068 window:
- the dinB gene encoding DNA polymerase IV codes for MAEAATILHADLDAFYASVEQLLEPSLQGKPIAVGGGVVLAASYEAKAFGVHGGMSGREARRLCPQLIFVGGHFSDYQRLGDAAIKVIGDFTPLVERISIDEAFADVAGCTHLFGAPAEIAAAIRRRVRTELGLAISVGVARTKHLAKIASQVAKPDGLVVVDPDAELGFLHELPVELMWGVGPVTRTRLDAIGVATIGQLAELSERTLTRLLGPAAGEKLAALAWNRDPRQLKPHRRARSAGAQSALGRKPASEHVIRPTLLHLADRVATRLRAKSRPGRTVTVRVRFADLKSVTRSMTLDAPVCTTVILARLAERLVRTALADHPGEKFISLLAISVSHLEEHWDLALELPLGLADEALRPGSPAGMARWAADRAIDKVRDRFGWDVIGYGSAALEVVRSVPDDFRKLAEKDL; via the coding sequence ATGGCAGAAGCGGCCACCATCCTTCACGCCGACCTGGACGCGTTTTACGCGTCGGTCGAGCAGCTGCTCGAACCGTCGCTGCAAGGCAAGCCGATCGCGGTCGGTGGCGGAGTTGTGCTTGCAGCATCCTATGAGGCCAAGGCTTTCGGGGTGCACGGCGGCATGTCGGGACGGGAAGCTCGCCGGCTCTGCCCGCAGCTCATTTTCGTCGGTGGCCACTTCAGCGATTACCAACGGCTGGGTGACGCGGCCATCAAGGTGATCGGCGACTTCACGCCGCTTGTCGAGCGCATCTCGATCGACGAGGCGTTTGCCGACGTTGCCGGCTGCACGCATCTGTTCGGAGCGCCCGCCGAAATAGCCGCGGCGATCCGGCGGCGCGTGCGCACCGAGCTCGGCCTTGCGATCTCGGTCGGCGTCGCCCGCACCAAGCACCTCGCGAAGATCGCCTCCCAGGTCGCCAAGCCCGATGGACTTGTCGTCGTTGATCCCGACGCCGAGCTCGGCTTCCTGCATGAATTGCCGGTCGAATTGATGTGGGGAGTAGGGCCCGTCACCAGGACGCGGCTGGACGCGATCGGCGTCGCGACGATCGGCCAGCTCGCCGAATTGTCGGAGCGGACGCTGACCCGGCTGCTGGGTCCTGCGGCGGGCGAGAAGCTGGCTGCGCTGGCCTGGAATCGCGATCCGCGACAACTCAAACCGCATCGGCGCGCACGCTCGGCAGGAGCACAATCGGCGCTTGGCCGCAAGCCCGCGAGCGAACACGTCATCCGGCCGACGCTGCTTCATCTCGCCGACCGCGTCGCCACGCGGCTGCGGGCAAAATCCCGGCCCGGACGAACCGTGACGGTGCGCGTGCGTTTCGCCGACCTGAAGTCGGTGACGCGCTCGATGACGCTCGATGCGCCGGTGTGCACGACAGTGATCCTGGCCCGGCTTGCAGAGAGGCTGGTGCGCACAGCGCTTGCCGATCACCCCGGCGAGAAGTTCATTTCGCTGCTGGCGATTTCGGTGTCGCATCTCGAGGAGCATTGGGACCTTGCGCTCGAGCTGCCGCTCGGATTGGCCGATGAAGCGCTGCGCCCTGGAAGCCCGGCAGGGATGGCGCGCTGGGCGGCGGACCGTGCCATCGACAAGGTCCGCGACCGCTTTGGCTGGGATGTGATCGGATACGGTTCGGCAGCGCTGGAGGTCGTTCGCTCGGTGCCCGACGACTTTCGCAAGCTGGCCGAGAAGGATCTTTAG
- a CDS encoding NYN domain-containing protein, protein MTDRIALFIDGANLHTTVKSLGFEVDFRRLLVEFGRHGQIVRAYFYTVVRDDDEFSSLRPLVDWLDYNGYAVRRKSAKQHDDGDGRRRMKRSIGIELAIDALEIAHRIDHAFLFSGDGDLRAVVEAVRRMGVRVTVVSSIRTKPPMIADELRRHADVFVDLDSLRPSIERPAHPIAPE, encoded by the coding sequence ATGACCGATCGTATTGCACTCTTCATCGACGGTGCGAATCTCCACACCACCGTCAAGAGCCTCGGCTTCGAGGTCGACTTCCGACGACTGCTCGTGGAGTTCGGCAGGCATGGCCAAATCGTCCGCGCCTATTTCTACACTGTCGTGAGGGACGACGACGAGTTCAGCAGCCTTCGGCCGCTGGTGGATTGGCTCGACTACAACGGATACGCGGTCCGACGAAAGTCGGCCAAGCAGCATGACGACGGCGACGGGCGGCGGCGTATGAAGCGCAGCATCGGTATCGAGCTCGCGATCGACGCGTTGGAAATCGCGCACCGCATCGACCATGCGTTCCTGTTCTCCGGCGATGGTGACTTGCGAGCCGTCGTCGAGGCCGTCAGGCGGATGGGCGTACGCGTCACCGTCGTTTCCAGCATTCGAACGAAACCTCCCATGATCGCCGATGAGCTTCGCAGGCACGCTGACGTGTTCGTCGATCTCGACAGCCTCAGGCCGTCGATCGAGCGACCGGCTCATCCGATTGCGCCGGAGTGA
- a CDS encoding polysaccharide biosynthesis/export family protein: MPNYAPRKCFRASIIGNGLGGYIKWGLAVLGLTISVAQAKAEYLVNVGDVLEVAAAGVPELRSRAAVQTDGNIALPLVGVLQVAGLSLPQIRTKIGAALANKVFRQRSPEGRESVIVIDADEITATVADYRPIYINGDVSKPGQYPYLPAITARQLIAVASGYDIMHVRMNNPYLDLADLRAEYGSLWTELAKEQARLWRIKTELGEAPQIVPNAAKDSPIARSAISEIFNAETEYLKVKQSDYQQEKDFIQRGVRQGDDEVRVLSEQQKREEEGFQSDQDELQKAQDMFARGTLTSPRVTDARRAVLLSSTRKLQTSAQLLQVKKQQDDLVRRLTKLDDQRRLDLLRELQDTSLRLNQVRERLQAVGEKIQYTAMVRSQLVRGAGSKPDITIFRKGENGPEQIAASEDTELQPGDTVEVSLRYQDLPDVPSRKLSGLSPSSATGRTAVTEADAASAGTR, from the coding sequence ATGCCGAACTACGCACCGCGCAAGTGTTTCAGAGCCAGTATCATCGGCAACGGCCTCGGCGGTTACATCAAATGGGGCTTGGCGGTCCTCGGCTTGACGATTTCGGTGGCACAAGCAAAGGCCGAGTATCTCGTCAATGTCGGAGACGTCCTGGAGGTCGCGGCGGCTGGCGTGCCGGAGTTGCGATCCCGTGCAGCTGTCCAGACGGACGGGAATATTGCACTGCCGCTCGTCGGTGTGCTTCAGGTAGCGGGCCTGAGCTTGCCGCAGATCCGAACCAAGATCGGCGCCGCACTGGCGAACAAGGTGTTTCGGCAGAGAAGTCCTGAAGGGCGCGAAAGTGTCATCGTGATCGATGCAGATGAAATCACGGCGACCGTAGCGGACTACAGGCCGATATACATCAATGGCGACGTATCGAAGCCTGGCCAGTACCCTTACCTTCCGGCCATCACCGCACGCCAACTCATAGCTGTGGCGAGCGGTTACGACATCATGCATGTCAGAATGAACAATCCGTATCTTGATCTGGCGGACCTGAGGGCCGAGTACGGGTCGCTTTGGACTGAACTCGCCAAAGAGCAGGCGCGCCTGTGGCGTATCAAGACGGAACTCGGAGAGGCGCCCCAGATCGTTCCAAATGCTGCGAAGGACTCGCCGATAGCTCGATCGGCGATTTCAGAAATCTTCAATGCCGAAACTGAGTATTTGAAGGTTAAGCAGAGTGACTATCAGCAGGAGAAGGACTTCATCCAGCGCGGTGTTCGGCAGGGAGACGATGAAGTACGCGTGCTGTCCGAGCAACAGAAAAGGGAAGAAGAAGGATTTCAGTCGGACCAGGACGAACTGCAAAAAGCGCAAGACATGTTCGCCAGAGGAACCTTGACCAGCCCGCGCGTCACGGATGCACGTCGGGCGGTCTTACTGTCGTCAACCAGGAAGTTGCAGACTTCAGCACAGCTGCTGCAAGTCAAGAAGCAGCAGGATGATCTGGTCAGAAGGCTGACAAAGCTCGATGATCAGCGGCGACTTGACCTGCTACGTGAGCTGCAGGACACGAGCTTGAGGCTTAACCAGGTTCGCGAGAGACTGCAGGCCGTGGGTGAGAAGATTCAGTACACTGCGATGGTTCGATCGCAGCTCGTGCGAGGCGCGGGCAGCAAGCCGGACATTACCATTTTCAGAAAGGGTGAGAACGGGCCGGAACAGATTGCCGCGAGCGAGGACACCGAGTTGCAACCAGGCGACACCGTCGAGGTTTCCTTGCGATACCAGGACCTTCCGGACGTCCCTTCCCGAAAGCTAAGCGGTTTGAGTCCCTCATCGGCGACGGGCCGAACTGCCGTGACCGAAGCTGATGCGGCTTCGGCCGGCACCAGGTGA